In the Eremothecium cymbalariae DBVPG#7215 chromosome 7, complete sequence genome, one interval contains:
- a CDS encoding uncharacterized protein (similar to Ashbya gossypii AER181C), with the protein MLYSSVEDYSLFENNLVFWNETGDGDESRGKGTVSMSGGGGGGARADVDGAGEGGTVGGPAAGEVVGDGTSLGQAGVDQLVNLGYPTTRGNAGGGAGAGGGADAVEESNSSVFSYSSMSTGGGGAVFGGIFYDADFFSTSLRNLMLTRTPSFEEQMLQSMESTNVAALLTPNVDPVMSYSSYTDLSQLPIYEQEQASPMSFPTTLRSQQGMESPLAGGLRAVRVMGDDGGEDSERDGLIRPVSGGAGVVGGRGALYGKQTVVSGRNSTSSQDSSCNDHYADVDGEDEDEDEDEDNSEYGGESHDKVPRQRRCSRRSTSSPSTALCNNKKVSDSRLSAQGLAEVLKLASAEEALRRERFVLDILENELHYPLGYKTWVRDTSKEYRSQLLDLLHERVKVKYPEYDKPVLETIIRRATYYMMQSRLRRERRAKAKAKRDSVSSFSAELKETANAAASSSSASSASSSGATAVSDSTAPTDALRTKVSTIFASNGYGSASFML; encoded by the coding sequence ATGTTGTATTCGAGTGTTGAAGATTATAGTTTGTTTGAGAACAACCTCGTTTTTTGGAATGAAACTGGAGACGGCGACGAGTCACGTGGTAAGGGGACGGTGTCGATGAGCGGCGGAGGAGGCGGCGGAGCACGAGCGGACGTGGATGGGGCCGGTGAGGGGGGAACGGTTGGAGGCCCAGCAGCTGGGGAGGTTGTTGGGGACGGTACGAGTTTGGGTCAGGCGGGGGTGGATCAGCTGGTGAACCTTGGGTATCCCACCACAAGAGGAAATGCGGGTGGaggtgctggtgctggtggAGGTGCCGATGCAGTCGAGGAATCCAACTCGTCGGTTTTCTCGTACTCCAGCATGTCTACCGGGGGCGGAGGAGCAGTGTTCGGTGGTATATTTTACGATGCGGACTTCTTCTCGACGAGCTTGCGGAACCTGATGTTGACAAGGACACCGTCGTTCGAGGAACAGATGCTGCAATCGATGGAGTCGACCAACGTCGCGGCGTTGCTGACGCCCAACGTGGACCCTGTGATGTCTTACTCCAGCTATACGGATCTCTCGCAATTGCCGATTTACGAGCAAGAGCAGGCCTCTCCCATGTCGTTTCCCACGACGTTGAGATCCCAGCAGGGCATGGAAAGCCCGCTGGCTGGCGGGCTGCGTGCTGTACGAGTGATGGGTGATGACGGTGGGGAGGACAGTGAGAGGGATGGACTAATAAGACCAGTGAGTGGGGGGGCAGGAGTGGTAGGAGGCAGGGGCGCCCTTTACGGGAAACAGACTGTTGTCAGCGGCAGGAATAGCACTAGTAGCCAGGACAGCAGTTGCAATGACCATTATGCGGACGTAGACGGCGAGGATGAGGAcgaggatgaggatgaggacAACAGCGAGTATGGCGGGGAGTCGCACGATAAAGTGCCCAGGCAAAGACGCTGTTCCAGACGGTCCACCAGCTCTCCCAGCACGGCGTTatgcaacaacaagaagGTGTCCGATTCGCGGCTTTCAGCACAGGGGCTCGCTGAGGTGTTAAAGTTGGCATCAGCTGAGGAGGCGCTGCGCCGTGAGAGGTTTGTTCTCGATATTCTAGAAAACGAACTGCACTACCCGCTTGGCTACAAAACGTGGGTCCGCGATACTTCGAAAGAGTACCGTAGCCAGCTCCTGGATCTTCTCCACGAGCGGGTGAAGGTCAAGTACCCTGAGTACGACAAGCCCGTGCTGGAGACCATTATAAGGCGCGCCACCTACTATATGATGCAGTCGAGGTTGAGAAGAGAGCGCAGAGCGAAGGCAAAGGCAAAAAGAGACAGCGTCTCGAGCTTTTCCGCAGAATTGAAGGAGACTGCCAATGCCGCTGCCTCGTCTAGTTCTGCTTCTTCCGCTTCTTCGTCTGGAGCCACAGCAGTGTCTGATTCAACCGCTCCTACTGATGCCCTTCGAACTAAGGTATCTACTATTTTCGCTTCCAATGGTTACGGAAGTGCGTCCTTTATGTTGTGA
- a CDS encoding uncharacterized protein (similar to Ashbya gossypii AER182W): MCLPLFFGKRDWDKPYRKDPEGRYGHVYCPNCRNFSVGPVCRREFVTLCMVPLIPLYWGQQLRCGVCNWRQDFKNTEQLEKVLVEQTRLRGGGI, encoded by the coding sequence ATGTGTCTACCTCTGTTTTTTGGTAAACGGGACTGGGACAAGCCGTATAGGAAAGACCCCGAGGGTCGGTACGGACATGTGTACTGTCCCAATTGCCGTAATTTCAGCGTAGGTCCTGTGTGCAGGCGGGAGTTCGTTACTCTGTGTATGGTTCCGTTGATCCCTCTGTACTGGGGCCAGCAGTTGCGGTGTGGTGTTTGCAACTGGAGACAGGACTTCAAGAATACGGAGCAGTTAGAGAAGGTTTTGGTGGAACAGACGAGGCTTCGTGGTGGAGGGATTTGA